In Lactuca sativa cultivar Salinas chromosome 5, Lsat_Salinas_v11, whole genome shotgun sequence, the DNA window gtttttctcttttaaaatcgatagagtttgaatccagaaaatccaatattttcttagttaggtgtaaacaaaatattcctatatgatgtgttgatgaaccctagattgacccgtagatttcctctataatcatccagcgtatataagttatagaaaATTTAAgtcagataaaacgtcgaatgtagtgggtctgccctaggtccacaacccaacgaggaacaggagatgaggcgggcaccaccaattctaagccaatccagactaaattcttgtatgactcaagcatatacgctcaatgattatagttgaagtctaacaatgctaacctttaatgtgaatataacctatacataccatagttcaccggggagtaatagagattagtgaacctgaactatgcatatgatagcttatcaaaagtgatggtgaatataacctatatgatgtgttaatgtatcctagattgacccgtagaattcccctataattgtccagcgtatataagttatagaagatttaagttagataaaacgtcgaatgtagtgggtctgccctaggtccacaacccaacgaggaacaggagatgaggcgggcaccaccaattctaagccaatccagactaaattcttgtatgactcaagcatatacgctcaacgattatagttgaagtctaacaatgttaacctttaatgtgaatataacctatacataccatagttcaccggggagtaatagagattagtgaacctgaactatgcatatgaatagcttatcgaaagtgatgtgatggtgaatataacctatacatatcaaaagtgatggtgaatgtgaaaataacctatacatatcatagttcaccggggagtaatagagattagtgaacctgaactatgcatatgaatagcttatcgaaagtgatggtgaattcctttcttgtaattaagttcctagggtagatgaaaacataaactatacctattatattttattactttgtttgtaatatgtatttaccataactataccgattataactaacgcgttcgtttgtgggggtataatggcttaactatacttattatagattatcttaatcgtccatagcggcaataactcttttgtaagtgtaagacctttaatattgtgtttgttatataaataaccctaaactatacctattatagtttatcgattgatttcgtgggaaatgagcataggccttacttgtcataatttatcaatgtttatatttttatggatatagcctcgtaatatcgtatatatatatatatacatttgtcatacttgtgaaggtgtaaatccacttgttttctgatgtatgtctatgtaagaatacaaaatttgtcatatattgcaactacacataatcacataacgatgtataccttgctcaacatgttacaaggtgaaatgaaatttattgtgtttttctgttaataacattttctgtaactgttattggaaaaattgtagaaaaatcataaaatgtccaaatcaggctctgtaacttctgagagtttggaaaatgagtctagtttgttcataatttttattataatttttaatgacctcaacttgggtgaaaaagtccataatcacagactggtccggattgatgtttgaaatgataggcagttttgtaaaaatcaccataaattgtagaaaaatcgtatggagatgtgcaagtagtcattttaaagctaagaagtgtaactacatgcacctaaaacagttttgaaaacaaaaatatttaagatgtccaaaacagtccgtgaatggagtgaaacttttctgatgaaagctgttagaaaaatgtagttatgttctaagtattttaacttgtattccccccctaaaaacttgagaaaacgtgaaaatgtaggggtatgaactcaccttgtgtgatttcagtagataagtgttaaagaagagaagtgttcaacccaagaacacttgaagaatcacttgaagattcgaagctcaaatgtggaggaaaaactcaagatcagcccttgaatctcgaatttctagagagagaaagtgagagagaaaggagtttgatcttcttgtgaaatgagaacaaatgagagaaaatgaggagagaggatggatatccagctctcaaaacatggagatggcttgtgaggaaggtaaaaagtacaaggaagtgacaaggtatggtggggaggagtgtgggttaatcatggagtgggtatggggttgcttgtgtcataaaataaggtaaagtcaacactctacctttgtactttacctaaccttatttggataagattttacccttaaaatgtgattaaatcattaatttaggggtcttataattaaaaataaagttttgggtgaaaatcctatgttaaaataattaaaaatgggtttaaaacgcaaaaatatgcaaaaatgggcgaaatccgagctgcccagcgagacccttcggatctcggccgaggctcggttctctgggccgaagttcggtcagatGGTGCTTGGTTCGGACGCGCTAGGCTGAGTCAGAAGGCGGGAGGCGAAAGCGAAGCTCGGTCCGAGGAGTAGCtgtccgaagcgaaggcgagaaATGAAGgtggggttcggtccgaagggaagccagaaccgaaggaactgtagtgaacagtagtgaacagtaacttcggttcggaccttccttccatgTGAGGTTCGGTTCGTATCTCCTTCAatgccgggttcggttcggatgaacagtaacttcggtccagctcatgaacagtactttcggttcggaccctcatggatagtgctttcggttcggttcatgaatagtactttcggttcggagggttcgtttccttaagtccgtttttcgcgtagacttccgttcttgggctattttcgccaaatttgagggtcgggatgccccgagtgattatagaaagttgggagagatttcgagagagatttgagagagattcctcgttctcagagagatttgggagagatttgacgtacttggagagatttcgcatacgaagagatacgtgagagagatttcacatacttagagagatttgggagagatttcacatacaaagagatatgtgagagagatttcacatacttagagagatttgggagagatttgacatacttggagagatttgggagagatttgacatacttggagagatttcgcatacaaagagatatgtgggagagatttcacatacaaagagatatgtgagagagatttcacatacttagagagatttgggagagatttgacatacttggagagatttgggagagaattgacatacttggagagatttcgcatacaaagagatatgtgggagagatttcacatacttagagatatgtgggagaggtttcacatacttagagatatgtgggagagatttcactggtgacctttttgagtgtccggctacgcactgcaaggtccttaaaccccgttaagccttgattagggatcttgcatactcccgatgagtatgtaacattgtcgtatcggtttggctttctacgtaccaccgtttcaggttaaggagatttaggtgaacacacttttcgatttatgatctctcattaaaatagagagttgtttagaagttacgtaacgtaaactctagtactcacggcaatttgagttgaccggtttgacttgttgacttttagttgactttgacttgaccgaaagttgacggttgtcacaccaaCATCACTATCACTATCATCAGTGGTCTCATTCTACTTTTCTTGTTTACCAGAACCTGACGCTACATTATCCTTCAGTTTGGTAGTGACTTTGACTTTTGGTTGTAcagtttttgtttctgttttcgcAGTCACTTTCGGTTGAGCACTTTCTCCCCTTGTTTTGGAGGTCGGAAtccctccgaaaaacccttcattTCATGTACCATGGCAATGGCAGGAGTCATTTTTGTGGTGAGATGATTCTGAATGGTCAAAGTTAGAATAGGATCATGAGCACCAAGAATGTTGGTGAGCATATCCTTAACATCCCCTGCACAGCTACGGAAAATAGGCCTTTCAGCCTTTAATAAAGAAATTTATTTTTCAGCATGAGCGAGCTGAACCTTCAGAACTTCACATTGAGTTGATTGACAGGCAAGTTGTTCCTTTAAAGCACTTTCTTTAGCGAGATCAGCATGAAGATATTCCAGCCTTGAAGACACAGAACTCAGAAGTGAAGTGTTCTCTTTTTGGATGGAAGAACGAACAGCTTCAAACCTGGTGCTTTCTTCTTGAAGGGACTTAGAAAGTGAATCCACATAGGCTTGTACCTTGGCTGCATTTGTGTCGGCATGCCCTTTCAGAGACTCAAGAAAAATCTGAGTTGTTTGAACAATCTAAGTAACATCAGTTGAGGCCTTTTTGCAGGAGGAAGTAGAAGAATCAACAGCTTTAGTGGATTTTTCAATAGACTCTGTATATTGTTCCAAAGCAGTTTCCAGAAAAGCTTTGAGGACCTCACCACTATAGGCTTTGCTGTCTTCAAGCAATCGATCGAGTTTCTCATTAATGTTCTGCAAGTGTTGGGTAGTGATAGGAGCATCGGCATCATCATCAGTTGGTAGCCGATATGGACTAAAGTATGTAGAGTCATACTCGTCGTTCTCACCACCGAGAGTGGCACCAGAATCGGTTGAGTGGGTGGGTGAAAGTGGTTTATGGATGATTGGAGTTTTAGTTACAGTTGtggcccccgtatcagatacgttgacttcCACTGTCAGTTCAGGAATCGTAGTGGTA includes these proteins:
- the LOC111897195 gene encoding pollen-specific leucine-rich repeat extensin-like protein 2, coding for MARRSKSPTPPSSENDKADEEVKSHHKSPRGNTRPRSPTPTEPIHDKIPTLPPSPKQTISVSVPIDPPPTTSQPTTSLPPPPPVTSTPISTTHLPPPIISQTTTTTIPELTVEVNVSDTGATTVTKTPIIHKPLSPTHSTDSGATLGGENDEYDSTYFSPYRLPTDDDADAPITTQHLQNINEKLDRLLEDSKAYSGEVLKAFLETALEQYTESIEKSTKAIFLESLKGHADTNAAKVQAYVDSLSKSLQEESTRFEAVRSSIQKENTSLLSSVSSRLEYLHADLAKESALKEQLACQSTQCEVLKVQLAHAEK